A window of Epinephelus moara isolate mb chromosome 15, YSFRI_EMoa_1.0, whole genome shotgun sequence genomic DNA:
caaaatgtgtgacacctgtgtagtaatgactCTGTTTACTCAGCCTCTtaatatgccacacctgtcaggagGATGGATCATCTTGGAAGAGGAGCTCACCAACATGGATTTTAAGAAATTTGAGaacaaaatttgagagaaatatatatatGGAGTGGATAAAAAAATccttaacttaaacctgtgaaaaatgggagcaaaaaccaaagtgtttcAAAGTGTTCAGATTCTTGCAGAGTAGACACTGATTTGGATGTTTTTGTAATATGCCTCCTTTTCCAGGCAGTTCTTTTAGATGTTGAGAAGAAAGGTGAGATGGCAGAGCAAGAGCTGAGATCTATACATAGGGAATTCCTGATGCTGGAGGCCGAGATGGCGTACCTGGAGCAGCGGACAAAAGTCCTGCACGATCGCTGTGCATCTATCTGTAAGGACAACACAGATCTCCAGATCAGTATAAGCGAGGAGGAGAAGAACGCTCGCATGGCACTGGAAAGGTTCAACATTTACCGAGACAAGATGGAGGGACACAGAGCAGCTGTCTCACACGTGCTGAGTCAGACAGAGGCCCACAAAGAGCTGGAGGAGAAGAGAGCGCTGGTCAAGATGCTGAAAAATAAGAAAGAGGAGCTGAAGAAAGACTTGGAGAATCCAGATGGAAACACAGTGCAGATGGCAAAGGTGGGGAAAAATGAACTGGATGATAAACTTTACATATCATGTTAATTGTTTATCTGACGCCCTTTCCTATTCTATTCTGCAGAGTGAGATTGATGCTCTGAAGAGGGAGATCTCTTTGATAAGGGAGAAGTCAGCCAAGAAGAGAGAGCATCTGCAAAAAGCATTTGAGAATCAAGCCCAGTTAAAGAAATCCATAGAGGTATGGCAAAGAGAAGTAGGGAATTTATTGACTATGGTTACAGCTAAcgattattttttaatcattgaTTAATTTACAGATTAATTTCCTTGATTGATTTTACACACACCTTTAGGTGCAACCtagacacatcatcagtgatgtaacCTTGTGTCATTGGGTGTTTCGGGTCTGTCAGCATGACACCTCAGTCCAGGTGACCCAGCCAGGGTTGATCAGACCCCGGCCTGTGTCTAGGTAGCTAGTGTGGTCCATGGATCACTCCTTTTGATCCACAGCCATCTTGATGCCCTCTCAGCAGCATCAGTGATGTTCCTGATGGCTCTCCTGCTGTGCAGTCTTCTGATCCCCAGCAACTTGAGGGCCCTGTAGAGCAACTAGCCGGCAAATTCTCGGCAGCCGACCTCGATGGGGTAGCATCAGGTCTACTATCCATTGCCTTGGCATTCACCTGAAAGCTCCTCAGATTTAGCCTTTCTCCTCTCAAACACCTCTCCAGGGCACAGTCAATGCCAGCAGGACCACCTGCCTTGATGATTCTCACACGAGAACCATGTCAGGCCTGAGCGTGGTCACAGCAATGGTGTCTGAGAATTTGAGCTGTCTCCCCAGGTCGACCTTCAGTGGCCAGTCCCGGGCTGTTGCCAGAAGTCCCCCCTGATGGGTTTAAGCACTGTTCGGCTTCTCTCCAACTTTAACAAAAGCAATAGAATGCTTCGCTGGTTGTTGCTGCCTGCTGAGAGAGATAACCCTCATCACCTGGTTGTGGCATCACCGGAAACGCCCCTCTTCTGGGGCTTTTAGTTAATTAACCTGtgtagtctataaaatgtcagcaaatgGTGAAAATGACCAACTGTCAACAGAGCATGTTTACTATCACAgaagaatacaaaaaaatatgaaatattcacatttgaaaagctgcaATTAGTGAATTCTAGCCATTGTTGCTGAGAAAACTACATTAACAAATAAGAATTGTTGCAGATTCATTTTCTGACAACTGACTGTAATGCAGCTCTCATTTATATATACTGAAACTACAGATGAAGGTACAGCAATTATTTCATAC
This region includes:
- the LOC126401890 gene encoding coiled-coil domain-containing protein 122, with protein sequence MATAGVCEDGTPENSEFSLTKAVEDVSQHGCTMTEALKEKEKILSKLQAVLLDVEKKGEMAEQELRSIHREFLMLEAEMAYLEQRTKVLHDRCASICKDNTDLQISISEEEKNARMALERFNIYRDKMEGHRAAVSHVLSQTEAHKELEEKRALVKMLKNKKEELKKDLENPDGNTVQMAKSEIDALKREISLIREKSAKKREHLQKAFENQAQLKKSIEIQNRRYEAVIKHLLLQLSRAKAAHRQISEDVYTMERELAELKEQLQSFEDSSVSGQ